Proteins from a single region of Nocardiopsis dassonvillei subsp. dassonvillei DSM 43111:
- a CDS encoding HtaA domain-containing protein — translation MTTTPTRGSTAPGGLRRTLRLLTAYAGAAALGGTFAVAAAPTASADEVLPLTGGSASWGVKESFRNYVGSPIAHGGYEASDGATLLADGTVDFPTAGGTVSKEDASGDVSFSGTVVFSGHDYGQGPVLEVRVSDPRVVFEGDTATVFADVTSREFGGANPNLPPGGLVEYGEVAVTELTGAEVAVEGEEITFTSTAGTLHADAVEPFAGFYAAGAPMDPLSFTAGIDDVTDPGGPGEPVHDPRVTVAPASDLDPAGDTVTVEGTGFRPGQGVYAALTAVPQSADSYPAHHTGAVWLRGADAPGEDGSFSAELRVTGSYETDGTVHDCARTQCYVAVFNDHTDIANRDQDVWTPVSFTAVEEPTEEPTDPTDPTGEPTDPAEGPLTVHNGRADWGVKESFRDYITGSIARGEITPSDGASQNEDGTFAFTDGSGEVDLSASTADIAFEGTVLFEGHVHDGADPLLSMTVSDPRVTVDGAAGVLYADVTSKPLSGQEPVTYEDVALADLDLTGVDYTLEEGVLSWEPIPATLTAEGVPAFADFYAAGEQLDPVSLTVSVDEEVRVPGGGGDGGPTPGPGDGDGGGTPGLPNTGVALAGLLTAAAVAVGAGGAAVYAARRRGPAPDGDGESAV, via the coding sequence ATGACCACCACCCCGACCCGAGGGAGCACGGCACCGGGCGGACTCCGCCGGACGCTGCGCCTCCTCACCGCCTACGCGGGCGCGGCCGCCCTGGGCGGCACGTTCGCCGTGGCCGCCGCCCCGACCGCCTCCGCCGACGAGGTGCTTCCCCTCACCGGAGGCTCCGCCTCCTGGGGCGTGAAGGAGTCCTTCCGCAACTACGTGGGCAGCCCGATCGCGCACGGCGGCTACGAGGCCTCCGACGGGGCGACCCTCCTGGCCGACGGCACCGTCGACTTCCCCACCGCCGGGGGCACGGTCTCCAAGGAGGACGCCTCCGGTGACGTGAGTTTCTCCGGGACGGTCGTCTTCAGCGGCCACGACTACGGCCAGGGCCCGGTTCTGGAGGTGCGCGTCTCCGACCCCCGGGTGGTGTTCGAGGGCGACACCGCCACGGTCTTCGCCGACGTCACCAGCCGCGAGTTCGGCGGGGCCAACCCCAACCTGCCCCCGGGCGGCCTGGTCGAGTACGGCGAGGTCGCGGTCACCGAGCTGACCGGCGCCGAGGTGGCCGTGGAGGGCGAGGAGATCACCTTCACCTCCACGGCGGGCACGCTGCACGCCGACGCGGTGGAGCCGTTCGCGGGCTTCTACGCCGCGGGCGCCCCGATGGACCCGCTCTCCTTCACCGCCGGGATCGACGACGTCACCGACCCGGGCGGCCCCGGGGAGCCGGTGCACGACCCGCGCGTCACGGTGGCCCCGGCCAGCGACCTGGACCCCGCGGGCGACACCGTCACCGTCGAGGGCACGGGCTTCCGCCCCGGCCAGGGCGTCTACGCGGCCCTGACCGCCGTCCCGCAGTCCGCCGACTCCTACCCGGCCCACCACACCGGCGCGGTGTGGCTGCGCGGGGCCGACGCCCCCGGCGAGGACGGTTCCTTCAGCGCCGAACTCCGGGTGACCGGCTCCTACGAGACGGACGGCACCGTCCACGACTGCGCGCGGACGCAGTGCTACGTGGCGGTGTTCAACGACCACACCGACATCGCCAACCGCGACCAGGACGTGTGGACGCCGGTCTCCTTCACCGCCGTGGAGGAACCCACCGAGGAGCCCACGGACCCGACCGACCCGACCGGGGAGCCGACCGACCCCGCCGAGGGCCCGCTCACCGTCCACAACGGCCGCGCGGACTGGGGCGTCAAGGAGTCCTTCCGCGACTACATCACCGGCAGCATCGCCCGGGGCGAGATCACCCCGAGCGACGGCGCCAGCCAGAACGAGGACGGGACCTTCGCGTTCACCGACGGCAGCGGTGAGGTGGACCTGTCCGCGTCCACCGCCGACATCGCGTTCGAGGGCACCGTGCTCTTCGAGGGCCACGTCCACGACGGCGCCGACCCGCTGCTGAGCATGACGGTCAGCGACCCGCGCGTGACGGTCGACGGCGCGGCGGGCGTGCTGTACGCCGACGTGACCAGCAAGCCGCTGAGCGGGCAGGAGCCGGTCACGTACGAGGACGTGGCGCTGGCCGACCTGGACCTGACCGGGGTGGACTACACGCTGGAGGAGGGCGTCCTGAGCTGGGAGCCGATCCCCGCGACCCTGACCGCCGAGGGCGTGCCCGCGTTCGCGGACTTCTACGCCGCCGGGGAGCAGCTGGACCCGGTCTCGCTGACCGTGAGCGTGGACGAGGAGGTCCGGGTTCCGGGCGGGGGCGGTGACGGAGGCCCCACGCCCGGCCCCGGTGACGGAGACGGCGGCGGCACTCCGGGCCTGCCCAACACCGGTGTCGCGCTGGCCGGCCTGCTGACCGCGGCCGCGGTGGCCGTCGGCGCGGGCGGCGCGGCGGTGTACGCGGCCCGCAGGCGCGGTCCCGCCCCCGACGGGGACGGGGAGTCCGCGGTCTAG
- a CDS encoding LPXTG cell wall anchor domain-containing protein, translated as MQAALSLRPRNGRRRGLVPPLVLTAALVLSAPAAALAQSVPDPSPDRSPGQDPARPRVTTVDRARGLDPGRDTVTVSGIGHDPGSLLEAATWAVPGAEDGGGEPVADTANAVTVEVDARGTFSLSLATGTGFAADAGLDASVTPFEVRLVEVGAGPGGEDTAEGAPPAPEADADAESSEEDRAAAETTDAADADPAGAADADPAGAAVGTRGGDTARRAPEVLAGPGRSAPVTLFSAPAPDAVVGRVPVAFSAPAPRTEPGTSPQSRPQSAVPAAPVPREPGDPTLSVSKTSGLDPEGETVTVTGSGYDTAKGIYVALCDTSGAGPDRAPSPCVGGVDMEGSSGASVWVSSNPPPYGEGLAVPYTGGGTDGGFSVELRVRASDENTDCADPATECAVVTRNDHTRSSDRGQDVFVPVSFGGSGNGGDSGTGGGSGGSGDSGDSGGSGSGGGSGSGSGGTGDAGTGGGSGSGSGPLPRTGSTLYGLVLAAAVAVLTGTAALVATRRRARGAPADTV; from the coding sequence ATGCAAGCAGCGCTTTCCCTCCGCCCGAGGAACGGGCGGCGCCGCGGGCTCGTCCCGCCCCTGGTCCTCACCGCCGCGCTGGTGCTGTCCGCCCCGGCGGCGGCACTCGCCCAGTCCGTCCCCGACCCCTCGCCCGACCGGAGCCCCGGTCAGGATCCCGCCCGTCCACGCGTCACCACCGTGGACCGGGCCCGGGGCCTGGACCCCGGGCGCGACACCGTCACCGTCTCCGGGATCGGACACGACCCCGGTTCCCTGCTGGAGGCCGCCACCTGGGCCGTCCCCGGCGCGGAGGACGGCGGGGGCGAACCGGTCGCCGACACCGCGAACGCGGTGACCGTCGAGGTCGACGCGCGCGGCACCTTCAGCCTCAGCCTGGCCACCGGTACCGGGTTCGCCGCCGACGCCGGCCTGGACGCCTCCGTCACCCCCTTCGAGGTGCGCCTGGTGGAGGTCGGCGCCGGGCCGGGAGGCGAGGACACCGCCGAGGGCGCTCCCCCGGCCCCGGAGGCCGACGCGGACGCGGAGTCCTCCGAGGAGGACCGCGCCGCCGCGGAAACGACCGACGCGGCCGACGCGGACCCGGCGGGGGCGGCCGACGCGGACCCGGCGGGGGCGGCCGTCGGCACCCGGGGCGGGGACACCGCCCGGCGGGCTCCGGAGGTCCTCGCCGGACCGGGCAGGAGCGCCCCGGTGACCCTGTTCTCGGCTCCGGCCCCCGACGCGGTCGTGGGCCGGGTCCCGGTGGCCTTCTCGGCCCCCGCCCCTCGGACCGAGCCCGGGACGAGCCCGCAGAGCCGGCCGCAGTCCGCCGTGCCCGCGGCCCCCGTGCCCCGCGAGCCGGGCGACCCGACCCTGAGCGTCTCCAAGACCAGCGGACTCGACCCCGAGGGCGAGACCGTCACGGTCACCGGCTCCGGATACGACACCGCCAAGGGGATCTACGTGGCCCTGTGCGACACCAGCGGCGCCGGTCCCGACCGGGCGCCCAGCCCCTGCGTCGGCGGCGTGGACATGGAGGGGTCGAGCGGCGCCTCGGTCTGGGTCTCCAGCAACCCGCCGCCCTACGGGGAGGGGCTGGCCGTCCCCTACACCGGCGGCGGTACCGACGGCGGGTTCAGCGTCGAACTGAGGGTCAGGGCCAGCGACGAGAACACCGACTGCGCCGACCCCGCAACCGAGTGCGCGGTGGTCACGCGCAACGACCACACCCGCTCCAGCGACCGCGGCCAGGACGTGTTCGTTCCCGTCTCCTTCGGCGGCTCCGGAAACGGAGGGGACTCCGGGACCGGCGGGGGCTCCGGCGGCTCAGGAGACTCCGGGGACTCGGGAGGCAGCGGATCGGGCGGAGGCTCGGGCAGCGGTTCGGGCGGTACCGGTGACGCCGGAACCGGCGGGGGCTCAGGCAGCGGTTCCGGCCCCCTGCCCCGCACCGGCAGCACGCTGTACGGACTGGTCCTGGCCGCCGCGGTCGCCGTCCTGACAGGTACGGCGGCACTGGTCGCCACCCGCCGCCGGGCCCGGGGAGCCCCCGCGGACACGGTCTGA
- a CDS encoding heme/hemin ABC transporter substrate-binding protein → MPHTVPRPLPRERSRPTGPRLAALRVRPAAPRALAAACALVLALTGCTGGASGGADPAASGDAPGIPDLAENRLQILEEPAAPELPVTVDSVVLDPYRTSSDPLEYEQVEVTDASRVLPLTGSLAEIVFTLGLGDNVVGRDVGATFEEAAHLPTVSEAHEVSAESVLSLEPTVVLADTQTGPPEAIEQIQSSGVPVVIVEEAWSIDDMYPRFERVAEALGVPASGTALAERTRGQMAEVRADSTAVSGDPLVAFLYLRGTAGVYLLGGPGSGADAMLAEIGARDAGVEMGLTTPFTPITTEALIAAQPDVLLVMTKGLESVGGIEGLVQIPGVAQTPAGAARAVVDFEDGVLLNFGPRTPQVVAALADELAAVSAGEGER, encoded by the coding sequence ATGCCCCACACCGTCCCCCGGCCCCTTCCGCGCGAACGCTCCCGCCCCACCGGCCCCCGACTCGCCGCCCTCCGCGTCCGCCCCGCCGCTCCCCGCGCCCTCGCCGCCGCCTGCGCGCTCGTGCTCGCCCTGACCGGGTGCACCGGCGGCGCCTCCGGAGGCGCGGACCCCGCGGCCTCCGGCGACGCGCCCGGCATCCCCGACCTCGCCGAGAACCGCCTCCAGATCCTGGAGGAACCCGCGGCGCCCGAGCTGCCCGTGACCGTCGACTCGGTGGTCCTGGACCCCTACCGCACCAGCTCCGACCCCCTGGAGTACGAGCAGGTCGAGGTCACCGACGCCAGCCGCGTCCTCCCGCTCACCGGCAGCCTCGCCGAGATCGTCTTCACCCTGGGCCTGGGCGACAACGTCGTCGGCCGCGACGTCGGCGCCACCTTCGAGGAGGCCGCCCACCTGCCCACGGTCAGCGAGGCGCACGAGGTCTCCGCCGAGAGCGTGCTGTCCCTGGAGCCCACGGTCGTCCTCGCCGACACCCAGACCGGGCCGCCCGAGGCCATCGAGCAGATCCAGAGCTCCGGCGTCCCCGTCGTCATCGTGGAGGAGGCCTGGTCCATCGACGACATGTACCCGCGCTTCGAGCGCGTGGCCGAGGCCCTCGGCGTCCCGGCCAGCGGCACGGCCCTGGCCGAACGCACGCGCGGGCAGATGGCCGAGGTCAGGGCCGACTCCACCGCGGTCAGCGGCGACCCCCTCGTCGCCTTCCTCTACCTGCGCGGCACCGCCGGGGTCTACCTCCTGGGCGGACCCGGCTCGGGCGCCGACGCCATGCTGGCCGAGATCGGCGCCCGCGACGCCGGGGTCGAGATGGGCCTGACCACACCCTTCACCCCCATCACCACCGAGGCCCTCATCGCCGCCCAGCCCGACGTGCTCCTGGTGATGACCAAGGGACTGGAGTCGGTCGGCGGGATCGAGGGGCTCGTCCAGATCCCCGGCGTCGCCCAGACCCCGGCCGGCGCCGCGCGCGCCGTCGTCGACTTCGAGGACGGCGTCCTGCTCAACTTCGGCCCCCGCACCCCGCAGGTCGTCGCGGCCCTCGCCGACGAACTCGCCGCCGTCAGCGCGGGGGAGGGGGAACGGTGA
- a CDS encoding FecCD family ABC transporter permease: MTAPRRPADDDAQGLPEGSVRAATGTPSPEQGGTSTREPVPPAVPSGTSFTPATPKVPSEAAVPTTAPAASKATTAPAAPRDRRALRRLRAALLLASLTGGLVAVAVVAAGAGAYPIPPGQVAASLLHALGLEAGTPPDRIGHTVLWDVRLPRVVLAVMVGAALGAAGAMMQGVFGNPLAEPGVIGVSSGAAVGAIAVIFTGLTILGHWTIIASSFVFGLATTLFVYVFARSRGRTEVVTLLLTGIAVNAIAGAAIGLMTNFSQDAEIQTITFWQLGSVSTATWAKVAAIAPCLLLGLSVIPFHARRLDLLALGEGPARHLGVDVERTRLVLICAMALLTSAAVAFAGIVSFVGLVVPHIIRMVTGPGHRVLLPASALGGGLLLLAADLLARTVAAPAEIPLGVVTAALGGPFFFYLLYRTRARQGGWS, from the coding sequence GTGACCGCTCCCCGCAGGCCCGCGGACGACGACGCCCAGGGCCTCCCCGAAGGGTCTGTTCGGGCGGCCACCGGCACGCCCTCCCCCGAGCAGGGCGGAACCAGCACCCGCGAACCCGTTCCTCCCGCAGTCCCGTCAGGCACATCGTTCACTCCGGCCACCCCGAAGGTCCCTTCCGAAGCAGCCGTTCCCACAACCGCACCGGCCGCCTCGAAAGCCACGACCGCACCAGCCGCCCCGCGGGACCGGCGCGCCCTGCGCCGCCTGCGCGCCGCGCTCCTGCTCGCCTCGCTCACCGGCGGTCTCGTCGCGGTCGCGGTCGTCGCCGCCGGGGCCGGGGCCTACCCCATCCCGCCCGGGCAGGTCGCCGCCTCGCTCCTGCACGCCCTCGGTCTGGAGGCGGGCACCCCGCCCGACCGGATCGGCCACACCGTCCTGTGGGACGTGCGCCTGCCCCGCGTCGTCCTGGCCGTCATGGTCGGCGCAGCCCTGGGCGCGGCGGGCGCCATGATGCAGGGCGTCTTCGGCAACCCCCTGGCCGAACCCGGCGTCATCGGCGTCTCCTCCGGTGCGGCCGTCGGCGCTATCGCCGTCATCTTCACCGGCCTGACCATCCTCGGCCACTGGACGATCATCGCCTCCTCCTTCGTGTTCGGCCTGGCCACCACCCTGTTCGTGTACGTGTTCGCGCGCTCGCGCGGACGCACCGAGGTCGTCACCCTGCTGCTCACCGGTATCGCCGTCAACGCGATCGCCGGTGCGGCCATCGGCCTGATGACCAACTTCTCCCAGGACGCCGAGATCCAGACCATCACCTTCTGGCAGCTCGGCAGCGTCTCCACCGCCACCTGGGCCAAGGTCGCCGCCATCGCCCCGTGCCTGCTGCTCGGGCTGTCGGTCATCCCCTTCCACGCGCGCCGCCTGGACCTGCTCGCCCTCGGCGAGGGGCCCGCCCGCCACCTGGGCGTGGACGTGGAGCGCACCCGCCTGGTCCTCATCTGCGCCATGGCCCTGCTGACCTCGGCCGCCGTCGCCTTCGCCGGGATCGTCTCCTTCGTGGGCCTGGTCGTCCCGCACATCATCCGCATGGTCACCGGCCCCGGGCACCGGGTCCTGCTGCCCGCCAGCGCCCTGGGCGGCGGCCTGCTCCTGCTCGCCGCCGACCTGCTCGCCCGCACCGTCGCGGCCCCCGCCGAGATCCCCCTGGGCGTGGTCACCGCGGCCCTGGGCGGGCCGTTCTTCTTCTACCTGCTGTACCGCACCCGTGCCCGGCAAGGAGGCTGGTCGTGA
- a CDS encoding heme ABC transporter ATP-binding protein, whose amino-acid sequence MSALVRLRRRVAAAASPLYRPPVRPAPVPPGEEILRAEGVTVRRGGRALLDGVGLTVRAGELLALVGPNGAGKSTLLAALSGDVTGAPGRGEADTGTVRLHGRPLADWTPPELALRRAVLPQEAAVSFPFPVADIVSMGRAPWAGLAAAAEDEALTAAAMEGTGVSDLAERRFPTLSGGERARVMLARVLAQDTQLLLLDEPTAALDIRHQELVLDLASQLAERGGAVIVVLHDLGLAAAYAHRVAILSRGRVAAQGSPADVFTASLLSSVYQHEVEVLPHPRTGVPLVVPLR is encoded by the coding sequence GTGAGCGCCCTCGTCCGACTGCGGCGGCGGGTCGCCGCCGCGGCCTCCCCGCTGTACCGGCCGCCCGTGCGCCCCGCCCCGGTCCCACCCGGCGAGGAGATACTCCGGGCCGAGGGCGTCACCGTCCGCCGGGGCGGCCGCGCCCTGCTCGACGGGGTCGGCCTCACCGTGCGGGCCGGGGAGCTGCTGGCCCTGGTCGGGCCCAACGGGGCGGGCAAGTCCACGCTGCTCGCCGCCCTGTCCGGGGACGTCACCGGGGCGCCCGGCCGGGGGGAGGCCGACACCGGGACCGTCCGCCTCCACGGCCGCCCGCTCGCCGACTGGACGCCCCCCGAGCTGGCGCTGCGCCGCGCGGTCCTGCCCCAGGAGGCGGCGGTCAGTTTTCCGTTCCCCGTCGCCGACATCGTGTCCATGGGCCGCGCCCCCTGGGCGGGGCTGGCCGCCGCGGCCGAGGACGAGGCCCTCACCGCCGCCGCGATGGAGGGCACGGGCGTGTCCGACCTGGCCGAACGGCGCTTCCCGACCCTGTCGGGGGGTGAGCGCGCGCGGGTGATGCTCGCCCGCGTCCTGGCCCAGGACACCCAGCTGCTCCTGCTGGACGAGCCGACCGCCGCCCTGGACATCCGGCACCAGGAACTCGTACTGGATCTGGCTTCCCAACTCGCGGAGCGCGGCGGTGCGGTTATCGTGGTCCTGCACGATTTGGGGCTTGCGGCAGCCTACGCCCATCGTGTGGCGATACTCTCCCGAGGACGGGTCGCCGCGCAGGGCTCCCCCGCCGACGTGTTCACCGCGTCGCTGCTCAGCTCCGTCTACCAGCACGAGGTCGAAGTCCTACCGCACCCGCGTACCGGAGTCCCGCTGGTCGTCCCCCTCAGGTAG
- a CDS encoding class E sortase, producing the protein MVSTTERQFHEGPRPGRGEGRGRRASGGRRRRRPRPRATPGDVVRGIVRFFGEIMLTAGLLMLFYAGYEVYGSQWETDREQQDLAQGLEEAWSAEQAAAEAGPDSEPLPGSADSRLYVPSLDLDWVVVNGTTQEDIRYSPGHYTEYPSSPGGEGNYAVAAHRTPGLFWDLDLLRNGDVMVLEDGENFYTYEVFRDETVLPTDVWVIEPDPFDEATDEEPGRSLLTLTTCAPKLNNTHRLIVWAELVETTPKSEGMPDSIAHMAPQASE; encoded by the coding sequence TTGGTGTCCACAACTGAACGGCAGTTCCACGAGGGTCCCCGGCCCGGACGCGGGGAGGGGCGTGGACGTCGGGCCTCCGGCGGCCGACGGCGCCGCCGCCCCAGGCCCAGGGCCACCCCCGGCGACGTCGTGCGCGGCATCGTCCGGTTCTTCGGCGAGATCATGCTGACCGCCGGTCTGCTCATGCTCTTCTACGCCGGATACGAGGTGTACGGCTCCCAGTGGGAGACCGACCGCGAACAGCAGGACCTGGCCCAGGGGCTGGAGGAGGCCTGGTCCGCCGAACAGGCGGCCGCGGAGGCCGGTCCGGACTCCGAGCCCCTGCCGGGCAGCGCCGACAGCCGCCTGTACGTGCCGAGCCTGGACCTGGACTGGGTGGTGGTCAACGGCACCACGCAGGAGGACATCCGCTACAGCCCCGGCCACTACACCGAGTACCCCAGCTCTCCCGGCGGCGAGGGCAACTACGCCGTGGCCGCCCACCGCACCCCCGGCCTGTTCTGGGACCTGGACCTGCTCCGGAACGGCGACGTCATGGTGCTGGAGGACGGGGAGAACTTCTACACCTACGAGGTCTTCCGCGACGAGACGGTCCTGCCCACCGACGTGTGGGTGATCGAGCCGGACCCGTTCGACGAGGCCACCGACGAGGAGCCGGGCAGGTCCCTGCTCACCCTCACCACGTGCGCGCCCAAGCTGAACAACACGCACCGCCTCATCGTCTGGGCGGAGCTGGTGGAGACCACGCCCAAGTCCGAGGGGATGCCCGACTCGATCGCGCACATGGCTCCCCAGGCCAGCGAGTAA
- a CDS encoding DEAD/DEAH box helicase, with amino-acid sequence MTVTQTTTEDRLRGLRAWQREAFEEYFRREPRDFLAVATPGAGKTTFALTLASELLQRHTVRAITIVCPTDHLKKQWAEAAARFGIAIDPEFRNGQGALGRQYVGVAVTYAQVAAHPMLHRNRTEARKTLVIFDEVHHAGDALSWGDAAREAFDPAARRLSLTGTPFRSDINPIPFVDYVQDSAGVRRCSWDYSYGYGPALADGVVRPVIFMAYSGEMRWRTRAGDELAARLGEPLTQDALSQAWRAALDPKGDWIKRVLQAADRRLTEVRKTHPDAGALVIASDHENARAYSRILRQITGKGATVILSDDPGASKKISRFAAGDDRWMVAVRMVSEGVDVPRLMVGVYATSTSTALFFAQAIGRFVRVRQRGEVASVFLPSVPTLLEYAGEMERERDHVLDRTPGEGDEYPEEDLLREANKKRDTPDAGEELPFETMESAAEFDRALYDGAEYGGVPGSTEEEDFLGLPGLLDPQQVSQLLRKRKADLKASEVKARKVEEPAEEDGPTHQVLADLRRELSGLVGAWHHRTGKPHGVIHNELRRACGGPPVAQATPTQIRERIAKIRVWAVGGR; translated from the coding sequence ATGACGGTGACGCAGACCACGACGGAGGACCGGCTCAGAGGCCTCCGCGCATGGCAGCGGGAGGCGTTCGAGGAGTACTTCCGCCGGGAACCGCGGGACTTCCTCGCCGTGGCCACCCCCGGTGCGGGCAAGACCACCTTCGCCCTCACCCTGGCCAGCGAACTCCTCCAACGCCACACGGTGCGCGCCATCACCATCGTGTGCCCCACCGACCACCTCAAGAAGCAGTGGGCCGAGGCGGCCGCCCGGTTCGGCATCGCCATCGACCCCGAGTTCCGCAACGGCCAGGGCGCCCTGGGCCGCCAGTACGTCGGCGTGGCCGTCACCTACGCCCAGGTCGCCGCCCACCCGATGCTGCACCGCAACCGGACCGAGGCGCGCAAGACCCTCGTCATCTTCGACGAGGTCCACCACGCCGGGGACGCCCTGTCCTGGGGCGACGCGGCCCGCGAGGCCTTCGACCCGGCGGCGCGCCGCCTCTCCCTGACCGGGACCCCCTTCCGGTCCGACATCAACCCCATCCCCTTCGTCGACTACGTCCAGGACAGCGCCGGGGTGCGCCGCTGCTCCTGGGACTACAGCTACGGGTACGGGCCCGCCCTGGCCGACGGGGTCGTGCGCCCCGTCATCTTCATGGCCTACTCCGGCGAGATGCGCTGGCGCACCCGCGCGGGCGACGAGCTCGCCGCCAGGCTGGGCGAACCCCTCACCCAGGACGCGCTCTCCCAGGCGTGGCGGGCCGCGCTGGACCCCAAGGGCGACTGGATCAAGCGCGTACTCCAGGCCGCCGACCGCCGCCTGACCGAGGTCCGCAAGACCCACCCCGACGCGGGGGCCCTGGTCATCGCCAGCGACCACGAGAACGCCCGCGCCTACTCGCGCATCCTGCGCCAGATCACCGGCAAGGGCGCCACGGTCATCCTGTCCGACGACCCCGGGGCCTCCAAGAAGATCTCCCGGTTCGCCGCGGGCGACGACCGCTGGATGGTCGCGGTGCGCATGGTCTCCGAGGGGGTGGACGTGCCCCGGCTGATGGTGGGCGTGTACGCCACCTCCACCAGCACCGCGCTGTTCTTCGCCCAGGCCATCGGCCGCTTCGTGCGCGTGCGCCAGCGCGGCGAGGTCGCCTCGGTCTTCCTGCCCTCCGTGCCCACCCTGCTGGAGTACGCGGGCGAGATGGAGCGCGAGCGCGACCACGTGCTCGACCGGACCCCTGGGGAGGGCGACGAGTACCCGGAGGAGGACCTGCTCCGGGAGGCCAACAAGAAGCGGGACACCCCCGACGCCGGGGAGGAACTGCCCTTCGAGACCATGGAGTCGGCGGCGGAGTTCGACCGCGCCCTCTACGACGGGGCCGAGTACGGCGGCGTGCCGGGCTCCACGGAGGAGGAGGACTTCCTGGGCCTGCCCGGTCTGCTCGACCCGCAGCAGGTCTCCCAGCTCCTGCGCAAGCGCAAGGCCGACCTCAAGGCGAGCGAGGTCAAGGCCCGCAAGGTGGAGGAGCCCGCCGAGGAGGACGGGCCCACCCACCAGGTCCTGGCCGACCTGCGCCGCGAGCTGAGCGGTCTCGTGGGCGCCTGGCACCACCGCACCGGCAAGCCGCACGGAGTGATCCACAACGAGCTGCGCCGCGCCTGCGGCGGGCCGCCCGTCGCACAGGCCACCCCGACGCAGATCCGCGAACGGATCGCCAAGATCCGCGTCTGGGCCGTCGGCGGGCGATAG
- a CDS encoding zinc metalloprotease, with translation MCGFALAGMVTVTAPGTVATDSPRAQLAPGESEALEPCLPGAARVTDPDAAGRPPGGSEVTPRQAALYEQQLQEALVPLRGQDLQPPHTVPVVVHVISAEDGRGEVSDERVQRQIDVLNAAYGGDTAADPARAAEAARAGGTSDAEPIDTGFRFELSEVTRTTNDEWFTSFAEHRDTVHARLRQGDAATLNIYTSNLGTGLLGYSSFPQDYEDAPEQDGVVISHDTLPGGDRDRFNLGHTGTHEVGHWLGLFHTFQNGCSSPGDYVDDTAYEREAASGCPEGRDTCPEQEGEDPVTNFMNYSDDACMTHFTKGQAERMVEHWAAFRA, from the coding sequence ATGTGCGGGTTCGCCCTGGCCGGGATGGTCACGGTCACGGCGCCCGGCACCGTGGCGACCGACTCCCCGCGCGCCCAGCTGGCGCCGGGGGAGTCCGAAGCTCTGGAGCCCTGCCTGCCCGGCGCCGCCAGGGTCACCGACCCCGACGCGGCCGGTCGGCCTCCCGGCGGCAGCGAGGTGACGCCCCGTCAGGCGGCCCTGTACGAACAGCAGCTCCAGGAGGCACTCGTGCCCCTGCGGGGACAGGACCTCCAACCGCCCCACACCGTCCCGGTCGTGGTGCACGTCATCTCCGCCGAGGACGGCCGCGGCGAGGTCAGCGACGAACGCGTCCAGCGGCAGATCGACGTGCTCAACGCCGCCTACGGCGGCGACACCGCCGCGGACCCGGCCCGGGCCGCCGAGGCGGCCCGGGCCGGGGGCACGAGCGACGCCGAACCCATCGACACCGGCTTCCGCTTCGAGCTCAGCGAGGTCACCCGCACCACCAACGACGAGTGGTTCACCAGCTTCGCCGAGCACCGCGACACCGTCCACGCCAGACTGCGCCAGGGTGACGCGGCGACCCTCAACATCTACACATCGAACCTGGGCACCGGCCTGCTCGGCTACTCCTCCTTCCCCCAGGACTACGAGGACGCGCCCGAACAGGACGGCGTGGTGATCTCCCACGACACCCTTCCCGGCGGCGACCGCGACCGGTTCAACCTCGGCCACACCGGTACCCACGAGGTGGGCCACTGGCTCGGGCTCTTCCACACCTTCCAGAACGGCTGCTCCTCGCCCGGCGACTACGTGGACGACACCGCCTACGAGCGCGAGGCCGCCTCCGGCTGCCCCGAGGGCCGCGACACCTGCCCCGAGCAGGAGGGCGAGGACCCCGTCACCAACTTCATGAACTACAGCGACGACGCCTGCATGACCCACTTCACCAAGGGCCAGGCCGAGCGCATGGTCGAGCACTGGGCGGCCTTCCGCGCCTGA